ATGACATGTCTGGTCTCATGTATAGATTTCCATTTCAATTACCACCTTATTACGCATTAATAATTAGATCATTAATAACACTAGAAGGAATAGCATTAAGTGTAGATCCAGAATTTAAGATATTAGGAGTAGCGTATCCATATTTTGCAAGGCGGTTAATGGAAGATCCTGATCCAAAACTAAGAAAAAGCCTAAAAGAAATGCTTTTTGATGAAAATATATTTAAATGGAATAGACTTGAAGACTTGATTAGAAGCGCTACAAAACAATCAGAAATAGATATTGAAAAATTAATTGATCAAGTTTTAGATTTTTTATTTTCAGAACATGGTGGCATCCTAAGAGAAGAATTAATTGACTCAATAGCAGAAAGATTTGATTTAATTAATTTATATGCAATAAAAAATATCAACAAACTATTACCAAAAAACCTACAATCAAATGATATTATTTATAATGACGATATTAATAATATGAATGAATTAGAACCTATAAAAAAACTGATTCATATCATTCAAAATTTACCAGGAATTAATTCATATTTAATTTTTAAAAAAATTAATAGATTATTAAAAGAGCCCTATGCAAGAATAATGAGTATTAAAATTGCGAAAAAGGTAACAAATAAAAGTGTTGCTAGAATAATCAAGCTTGCCGCAGGAGATGAGCAATAAATGAAATTAAAAAATTATCTTATAGCAGGAACCTTTGTTTTATTTTCTTTAGTCCCAACAAAAGTATATTCTGCTGAAAAGATCAACTTGTATGTAAATATACTAAGTCGAAGTGTTAGCATTAAAGAATTGGAAGAATTTAGTAAAACTGGCAAAGAAACAAGAATCTTAAAAAAAGTACTTAAAGATGAAGACAAAGAAACATTAAAAAATCTACTTAAAAAAGAATATAAAACACCAATTAAATTAACGAGTAGATTACTATATAGTCAAATAGGAGAAGTAATACTGAAAAAAATATCAAAAATAATGTATCCAGATAAAATTCTCGATGAATCTACAAGTATATTTGCTTTAAAATCTGCAACTATCTTATCAATATCAAAAGAAAATGAATCTATTAATGTTCTTAGATTTTTAAAGGCATACCCTAGCGAAGTTATTGCAATAGATGTAATTGAGTTGAGTAGAGTCGTTAACAAAGTAGAATCGATGAATGAATTAGTCAAATTCTTTACTGACTCTCCATTGGAAAAACTAAAAAGCAAAAGCAATGCAACGAATCTCTAAATTATGGTAAAGCAAATGTTGAAAAAAATAAAAAATAAACTATCTCTAAAAAGTTCATATGAACAATGGCCAGGCTTAATCCAAGCTTATAAAAGATGGCTGCCTATTAGCAATAAGACACCAATAATAACTCTTCAAGAAGGAGCTACACCTTTAATAGAGTTAACTTATATAAGTAATATAATAGGAAGAAATATAAAATTATATGCAAAATATGACGGTCTAAATCCAACTGGTTCATTCAAAGACAGAGGTATGACAATGGCAATAAGTAAAGCAAAAGAAGAAGGTTGTAAAGCAGTGATTTGTGCAAGCACAGGTAATACTTCTGCATCTGCTGCTGCTTATGCAAAAAAAGGTAATATGAAATGCTTTGTATTAATTCCAGATGGATATGTTGCTCAAGGAAAACTAGCACAAGCATTAGTATACGGTGCAGAAGTATTAGCTATTAAAGGAAATTTTGATAAAGCATTAAATATTGTTCAAAAATTAGCAAATAACTTTCCAATAACTTTAGTAAACTCTGTAAATCCATATCGTTTACAAGGACAAAAAACTGCTGCTTTTGAAATTATAGATGCATTAGGAGAAGCTCCAGATTGGTTATCAATACCTATGGGAAATGCAGGAAACATTTCAGCCTATTGGATGGGCTTTAAAGAATATTTTAATGCTGGGATTAGTAAAAGATTACCTAGGATGATGGGATTCCAAGCAGAAGGATCAGCTCCATTAGTTTTAGGAAAAACAATAGAAAAACCTGAAACAATTGCAACGGCTATAAGAATAGGAAACCCTGTTAATAAAGAAAAAGCAAATATTGTAAAACAAGAATCTGATGGAGAATTTATAAGCGTAAGTGATGATGAAATAATTAAAGCTTATAAATTACTAGGCAAAGAAGAAGGTATTTTCTGTGAACCCGCAAGTGCTGCATCAATTGCTGGGATATTAAAAATAAAAGATAAGATACCTAAAAACACAACAATTGTCTGTGTTTTAACAGGAAACGGCTTAAAAGATCCAGATTGTGCAATAAAAAATAATGATGCCTTATTTAAATCTGGTATAGATCCAACACTAGAAAATGTAGCTAAAAATATGGGGTTTTGATAACAAAAAGACTGGACAATTAATTTTCTGCCTGAGGAATGAAAATCAAAACGAGAAAAATAACTGTGGAAAACAAAACAAAACAAAAATTTTTTTTCACAAAATAATCAGAAGCTGTGAATAGATAAAACAACTCCACAATTTACAAAAACTTATTAACAGTCGAAATTATCTTAAAGTCCGATTAAAACAAAGGGTTTAAGGCTTTTCCACAGATTCCTCAGGTACTACTACTACTGTATTATTTAATTTTTTAAGAAATTTAGAAGTATTCTAAAAATAGAAATAATTGATTTTAAAATAATGACAAAGAGGGCTTTCATTTCTATTCTGAGGCAGGTAGCTTGAATTGATGAAACTTGTTTGCTCACAATCTGAATTAAATTCAGCTATACAATTGGTTAGTAGAGCTGTAGCTACTAGACCAACTCATCCTGTATTAGCGAATATATTGCTAACAGCTGATGAAGGAACTGGGAAATTAAGTCTTACTGGTTTTGACCTGAATTTAGGAATTCAAACTTCATTAAATGCTTCAGTTGAAATAAGTGGTGCAATAACTTTACCAGCTAAACTTTTTGGTGAAATTATTTCAAAACTTTCCTCTGAATTTCCTATCACCCTTGTTAAAAATGAATCTACTGATCAAGTTGAATTAATAAGTAAAAGTGGAATTTATCAAGTTAGATCTATGGCTGCAGATGATTTCCCAGAATTACCAATTGTTCAAAATGAATCATTTTTGAAAGTTAATTCTAATTCTTTTGCATATGCATTAAAATCCACCTTATTTGCTAGTAGCTCTGATGAAGCAAAACAAATTTTAACAGGAGTTAATCTTTGTTTTGAAGGAACTTCTTTAAAGTCAGCAGCAACTGATGGACATAGATTAGCTGTTTTAAATCTTACTGAAGTTTTATCTACATCATCGAATAACTCAGAAAATCAGGAATCTATTGAAATTACTTTACCATCAAGATCATTAAGAGAAGTTGAACGTTTTCTTAGTACTTGTAATTCGAATACAGAAATTAGTTTTTTTTATGACCAAGGACAAGTTGTTTTTATATCTTCTGATCAAATAGTAACTACAAGAACATTAGATGGATCTTACCCTAATTATAAACAGCTTATTCCAGATACTTTTAAACATGAATTGATATTAGATAGAAAAATATTTATTTCCGCCTTAGATAGAATATCAGTTTTAGCTGAACAACATAATAACGTTATTAAAATAGCAACTAATAAAAAATTAAATATTTTAAATATTACTGCTGATGCTCAAGATTTAGGTAGTGGTTCTGAATCTATTCCAATAAAGTTTGATTCTGAAGATATTCAAATAGCTTTTAACTCAAGATATTTACTTGAAGGTTTGAAGGTTATTAATACTGATAATATCTCTTTAAAATTCAATGCTCCTACTACACCAGCTATTTTCACGCCTTCCGATGAAGATACAAGTTTTATTTATTTAGTGATGCCAGTACAAATACGTTCTTAAATTGTCTATTCCTACACAGTATCTTTTAAGTAATCTTTTACAGCAAAATGTTCGCTGTAACTATGGTATAGATCATGGTACTGGTGTTATAGCTTGGATGTATCCTCCTGTTCATAGATTATTAGGTTGGGCTAGTAGACCTTCTAAAATAAGTTTAAAAAGAAGTGTATGGCGGTTAGATCAAATTAAATCTATTAGACATGAAGAAGTTATAGTCAAAGGAGACCCTGCTGATTCTGATCAGGCAACAATTAATAGATTTCCGACTTTACTTGAGGCATCATTATTGAATAAAAATGGAGAAAAAATTGCTAATATAGCTGACTTGATTTTTGATACTAAAACTGGAAATATTTTATATTATTTAGTTTCCCGTACTAATCCTAAGATACCGGGAACTAGTAGATGGAGATTTGATTTAGATTGTATACTCGATCAAGAACCAGGATGTGTAACATCTTCTATTTATAATTTAGAAGATTTACCTCTTGTTAAAAGTAGTCTTAGGCAGGATTTTTTAAAACAAAGTAAAAAGATTAGGGAGAATTTTGTTGAAATATCTAATTTGGCAAATGAAAAATTAGAGGGTTGGTTAGATGAACCTTTAGTAGATAATTCACAGAGAACTATTACTGATGATTTTTCTGATTCAGATATTGATGATAATTATTTTGATCAAAAAGAATATAATAGAACTGATATATATAATGATAATGAAGAAGATCCATGGATTTAGATATGAATGAATTGGCATTTACTCGAATACTTGAAAACCCTGCTTTTTCAGTTGATTATGATGTTCTTAAGGCCTTAAAAAAAGAAGGTTTAAAATATCAGGATTATATTGAAATATGTAATCGATTAAAAAGAGGTCCTAATAGAACAGAGTTAGGAATGTTTGGTGTTATGTGGTCAGAACATTGTTGTTATAGGAATTCAAAACCCTTGTTATCCAATTTTCCAACAAAAGGTAAGAATATTCTTGTTGGTCCTGGTGAAAATGCTGGTGTTGTTGATTTAGGTCAAGGTCAAAGATTAGCTTTTAAAATAGAGAGTCATAATCATCCTTCTGCGATAGAACCTTTTCAAGGTGCTGCAACAGGAGTTGGTGGTATTTTGCGAGATATTTTTACCATGGGTGCAAGACCTATTGCCCTCTTGAATTCTCTTAGATTTGGTCCCTTAGATAAGGACAAAAATATTGGATTATTAGAAGGTGTTGTTGCTGGAATCGCTCATTACGGAAATTGTGTAGGAGTACCTACTGTTGGTGGAGAAGTTGGTTTTCATGAGAGTTATTCGGGCAATCCATTAGTTAATGCAATGGCTTTAGGTTTAATGGAAACCGATGACATTGTTTGTTCTGGGGCTTCTGGCATTGGTTATTCAGTTGTTTACGTAGGTAGTACTACTGGAAGAGATGGTATGGGAGGAGCTAGTTTTGCAAGCTCTGAATTAACAAATTCTTCCATTGATGATCGTCCAGCAGTACAAGTTGGTGATCCTTTTTTAGAAAAAGGTTTAATTGAAGGATGTTTAGAAGCTTTTAAGACAGAAGATGTTATTGCTGCTCAAGATATGGGTGCAGCTGGTCTTACTTGTAGTTGTTCAGAAATGGCTGCGAAAGGTGGTGTTGGTATTGAATTAAATCTTGATTTAGTTCCCGCTAGAGAAAAAGATATGACACCGTATGAATTTTTGCTTTCTGAATCTCAAGAACGCATGCTCTTTGTTGTGAAGCCAGGCTCTGAGGTGGATATAATGAATAAATTTAAGAAGTGGGGATTATATGCTGCTGTTGTTGGAAAAGTTTTGCAAGATAATATTGTTCGCGTGACTTATAAAAATGAAATTGTTGTTAATTTGCCAGCAGATGCTTTGGCTGAAAATACACCTATCAATCAACATCACTTAATTAATAAAGTTCCAGACCATATTCAATCTCATTGGAAATGGAATGAATCTTTATTACCTTTGCCTAATGATTTAGGTATTGTTCATCCATTAAATAATCAAGAAATCAATTGGAATGATATTACTTTAAGATTATTAGATACTCCTAATATTGCATCAAAGCGGTGGATTTACAATCAGTATGATTATCAAGTTCAAAATAATACTCTTATTGTACCTGGAGCTGCAGATGCAGCTGTTATTAGGTTAAGGTCATTAGATGATAATTTAATTGATTCCAATCGTGGAGTTGCTGTGACAGTAGATTGTCCAAATAGATGGGTTGCTTTAGATCCAAAAAGAGGAGCAATTGCTTCTGTTGCAGAGGCTGCAAGAAATATTAGTTGTGTTGGAGCTACACCTTTAGCGATTACAAATAATTTGAACTTTTCTTCACCAGATGATCCAATTGGTTATTGGCAATTAGCTATGGCTTGTAAAGGTATTACTGAAGCTTGTTTAGCATTGGGAACCCCTGTTACTGGAGGTAATGTATCTTTATATAATGAAACTGCATCATTAGAAGGTAATAAGCAGCCAATACAACCAACCCCTGTTATTGGAATGATTGGTTTAATTGATGATATTAATAAAATTGTTAAACAAGGTTGGATTAAGTCTGATCATCAGATTTTCTTAATAGGTACTTCATTAGTATCTCAAGAGCAAGAATTTTCTTTAAGTGCGAGTACTTATCTTGAAACTATTTTTGGAAAAGAAACAGGAAGGCCTCCTTTAATTGATTTTGCTGTTGAAAAATCTGTTCAATCCTTCGTAAGAGAGTTAATTTCGAAAGGTTTAATTGAATCTGCTCATGATGTAAGTGATGGTGGGTTAGTAGTTGCTCTTGCTGAATCATGTATGTCATCTGATTTAGGTGCAACTTGTTATTTACCAGAAACTTTTAATCGTATAGATAATCTATTATTTGGAGAAGGAGGCTCTAGAATTTTAATAAGTATTGATCCTAGTAATATCAATGCTTTTAAAACTTGCATTAAAGAAAATTCCAACTCTTTTTCATCTTTATTATTAGGAACAGTTAATAATAGTAATATTCTTAAAATTAATAAAAATCATTTGAACTTAGTTAATTTATCAATTCCAGAAATGAAAAAAACTTTTGAAAGTTCTATTCCTAAAAGAATATTATCTAGTAAAAAATAAAAATGTTTTTAATTTATTTTATTATTTAGGAGAAAATTTATGTGTGGCATAGTAGGCGTAGTTTCTAATCAACAAGTTAATCAACAAATTTATGATAGTTTGCTGTTACTTCAACATAGAGGTCAAGACTCTACTGGAATAGCAACAATGGATGGTAATGTATTTCATATCCATAAAGCTAAAGGGCAAGTTAAAGAAGGCTATAGAACTAGAAATATGAGAGCTTTAAAAGGAGATATTGGAATTGGTCATGTAAGATATGCAACTTCAGGATCGGCAGATCGTGAAAATGAAGCACAACCTTTTTATGTAAATGCACCTTATGGAATTATACTTGTTCATAATGGAAATCTTACTAATACTAGAGAATTAGAAAAAGAACTTTTTAGTATTGATAGAAGACATACTAATTCTTCTAGTGATACTGAAATGTTATTAAATATCTTAGCTACAGAAATACAATCCAATATTCATAATACTTCTTTAAGTCCTGAAAATATTTTCACTGCAATTTCATCACTTCATAAGAGAGTTCAAGGTTCATATGCAGCAATTGCCTTGATATCTGGATATGGCTTATTGGCTTTTCGAGACCCTTTTGGTATTAGGCCTTTAGTTTTAGGCCGAAGATTTGATGAACAAGGAAAACAAGAATGGATAGTGGCAAGTGAATCTCTAGTGTTAGAAAATAATGATTTTGACGTCGTTCGTGATGTATTACCTGGAGAAGCCATTTTTATATCAGATGAAGGTGAGTTTTTTTCCAAGCAATGTTCCAGTAATCCACAACTATTTCCTTGCTCCTTTGAATATGTTTATTTAGCTAGGCCTGATTCTGTAATGAATGGTATATCAGTCTATGAAGCAAGGTTAAGAATGGGAGATAATCTTGCAAATACAATTAAAAAACAAATTAATTCTGGAGATATTGATGTTGTTATGCCTATTCCTGATTCTTCACGTCCATCAGCAATGCAAGTTGCTAGGCAGCTAGGTCTTGAATATAGAGAAGGGTTTTTTAAGAATCGTTATGTAGGAAGAACATTTATTATGCCTGGTCAAGCACAGCGTAAGAAATCAGTTCGTCAAAAGTTAAATGCTATGAGTAGTGAATTTAAAGGTAAAAATGTTTTACTTGTAGATGATTCAATTGTAAGAGGCACTACATCTAGAGAAATTGTTCAAATGGCTAAATTTGCAGGTGCTAATAAAGTGATATTTACTTCAGCTGCACCTCCGATTCGATATCCTCATGTTTATGGAATTAATATGCCTTCAAAGCACGAGTTAATTGCTTATAATAAATCTATTAATGAAGTTCAAGATCTATTGCTTTCAGATTCTTTAGTTTATCAAGAAATTAATGATTTAGAATCAGCTATACTTAAAAGATCTGATGTTCAACATCTAGATATGTCATGTTTTAATGGACATTATGTTACAGGTAACGTAAGTGAAGAATACCTGGAATGGGTTGAATCTAAATATAGTTCTTAAACTTTATTCTCTTTTATTTGTTAATGGTATGATTTTTTCTAAAAATTCATTTTCATATAAATTAAATGCTTTTTTGTGCTCTATATTTGTAGATAATTCTTTAATTTGATTAGAATCTACTCTACCATTTCTTCCATGGTTTGTTTTGATTCCTATTAGTTGATTTCCGTTATAAATTTGTATAATTCTATCTTTTTTATTTTTGTATTCTTGCAATTTAATTCCTATTGTTCCTAGATCACCTTTGTTACACAACCTTATATCATTGACTGAATATTTTATTACAGTTCCTTCTTCACTGATTAGAACTATATCTGCTTTTTCATTTTCACCCACTGTTATTCCTCCAACGATTTCTTCTCCTGGAAATAATCTTAAGATAATTGAACCTTGTGCAAGTTTCCCCATAAGTGGGAGAGATTCTTCTGTAATTTTAATTTTTAATATTCTTCCAATATCACTAACTATAATTAAATATCCATTTAATGGGCATAAAAAAGATGCTTTTAATATTATTTTTTCTTTAAGTTTTAAAACTGTCGCTGCTCTCCCGGACATGTCGATTACTTCATTAAGATCTATTCTTTTGAACCTTCCATCACTAGTAAGTAATCCAATACTGAGGTTGTTTTGTTTATATAATGGCAACAAGCTTGTTATTTCTTCCTCTTCAAGTCCTGATGGTATAAATTTATCTATTGTTCCAGGATGATTTCCTGCAAATTCCCATTTTAATAAACCTACCTTACCAAGGTTTGTTATTGCAAGAATTTTTGGTTGCTTTTCAATTGGCCAAATTAATCTACCAGGTGAAGGCTCGTCACCTAATAAACAACTTTTTGTAAGATTTAGTTTATCAAGAATTTGAGGACGCAATATTTTCACTTGATTGTCATCTTGTATTAATAAATATCCGTCTTTTGCTAGTTTTTCGAAAGCTTGTTTTCTCTGTAACTCGGCATTAGGTCGTAATTGTGCATTTCTTTCTGCAACTAATTCATCTCCACCTTCTATTAGTTTGGTCTTTCTTTTAGATCCATATTGCTTTTTAAGGTGTTTAAATTCATTTATCATTACAGATAGCAATTCGTCTCTATTGTTTAAAAGTTTCTTTAAACTATTTTCTTCATCTTTTAGCACTTCGGATTCTTTATATAATGCTTGCGTCTCTAAATTTGTAAGTTTCCTTAATGGCATTGCAAGAATTCCTTCTGATTGTCTTTCATTAAGCTTCAAAGCATTCATTAATTTTATTTTGGCTTCAATCGCATCTTTTGCATTTTCAAGTAGATCTATTACTATTTTTAGATTTCTAAGAGCCTTTATTAAACCTTCAACAACTTCCAATCTATCTTGTATCTTTTTTAATTGATTTTTAGTTCTTTTAATGATAGTTAATTCTCTATATTCTAAAAATATAGTTAATAATTCCCTTAATGATAATTGTTTTGGCTGTCCATTTACTAGTCCTAATAATGTCGCACTAAAATTAGTTTGTAAATTTGTTTTTTGATATAAAAATTTCTTTATAAGTTCAGTCTCAACATCTCTTTTTAATTCAACAACTATTCTCATTCCATCACGATCACTTTCATCTCTTATATCAGCTATTCCTTCAACTTTTGAATTGTTAACTAGTTCTGCAAGTTTTTCTATCCAACTCGCTTTATTAACTTGGTATGGCAGTTCAGTAATTACGATTCCCTTTTTCCTATGCTTTCCTTTTCCCGGATTTATTTCTTCTGTATGTGTAATTCCCCTCATAGGTATACTTCCTTTTCCTTTTAAATAAGTTTCTTGTATTCCATTGCTTATTAGTATTTCTCCACCTGTTGGAAAATCTGGTCCTGGAATAATTTCTATTAATTTTGCATCATTTAAATTTGGTTTTTTTATAAGTGCTATTAATCCATTAATTATTTCATTTATATTATGTGGAGGAATATTCGTTGCCATTCCTACAGCTATTCCTGCACATCCATTAAGAATTAAAAAAGGTAATTGTGCTGGTAATACATCTGGCTCTTGTTGCGAACCGTCAAAATTAGGGCTGAAATCAACAGTTTTTGAATCAATTTCACTAAGGAGAGCTTCATTAGCAATAGGAGCCAAACGTGTTTCTGTATAACGCATGGCTGCTGGTGGATCATCATCAATCGATCCAAAATTTCCATGACCATCTAGTACTGGATATCTACTTGCAAAGTCTTGAACTAGTCTCACTAGTGCGTCATAGACAGCTTGATCTCCATGAGGGTGATATTTTCCTAGTACGTCTCCTACTACACGTGCACACTTTCTATAAGGTCTTTCAGGAGTTAAACCTAATTCATGCATTGCATATAAAATTCTTCTTTGAACTGGCTTCAGTCCATCTCTGCAATCTGGCAATGCTCTTCCCACGATTACGCTCATCGCGTATTCGAGATAAGAACGCTGCATTTCTTGATGCAGCGATATGGGTTGAAGACGCTCTTTAGCCATCAAAATTAGGAACGTTTAAAATTCCCAGATGATTCACAGTACAAATATTTTCTATTTATTACCACTTTTATTGTTCTTTTTTATTTTTAAGGTTGGAATTCGCAGAAGCTGTACTTATTACACTCTTTAATTTTTGACTATTGAAAAGCTTCTTGCTACCTTCTTGAAGCTTTTTCCCCCACAATTGACTTTCTTGATGTTCTTGAAATAAGTAATTAGGACTTTCTTGTAAAGCTTTTTTAGCTAATTCAATAGCCTCTTCGTTGTTTTTATCAAGTGCATATAAAGCAATTGCTAATGCAAGCTTTGGTTCAGGATCGGATTCAATTTTTATTACCTTTCTCCAAGTTGATATTGCTTTGTTTTTGAAGCCTAATTCATAATATATTAACCCCTCATTATTAATTGCTTGCCAAAATTTAGGGTTAATACTTGCTGCTTTTTTAAATGCTTTTAAAGCCTTGGTATAGTTTAACTGGATTAATCTTGCATTTCCTAAAAGAAAATAAGCATTACTGTTAAATCTATCAAGACTTATTGTTTTTTCTATTGATTTTATTGCTTTTTCTGTTTTTCCCATCTGCATTTCAATTGATGCTTTTGTATACCAAATAGCTGGACTTTTTTCATTGATTTCCTTAGCTTTTTCAATAGACATATAAGCTTCTGAAAGCTTATTATTGCCTAATTGTGCTTTTGAAAGAATAATCCATAATTCAACTTCATTGGGGTTTAAACTTAATGCCAGTTTTGCTAAACTTAGAGCTTCTTTTATTTTTCCATATTGAATATATCTAGAAGCGGTTAAACCTATTTCAATACTTGTGTATTTTAGTGTTTTTTCATTTGGCAAATAAACATACGGTACAAAAGCATTTGCAGGTTTAATTGTTGATAATATATTTACACTTAGAATTCCACAGATTAAATAACAGAGTGTTTGTTTTTTATTTCTAATACTCATTGAGATTTTTTATTATTTGAATAAGTATTTTTTAAAATATAATTCGCATTTCTTCTCCACATCCATGGCTTAATTCTTTTTAATGAAGACCCTTGAAGTTGTTTTTTCCATTTTTCATCATTTAATTTCACTGCATTTTCAGCTGTTAATTTCAATATCCATTCTTTAGCTTGAGTATCTGGGTCTTGGCTAGTTGGAAGTTCTTTTTGATTCCAAGGGCATTCTTCTTGACAAATATCACAGCCTGCAATCCAATTTCCCATGTATTTTTGAATTTCTTTAGGAATATCTTTATTTCTATTTTCAATATTATGATAAGCAATACATTTTCTTGAATTAATAACAAACGGTTCACTTATTGCTTGTGTAGGGCATGAATCGATACATTTTTGACATTTTCCACATAATGAAATGCTTGGTTTATCTGCTGTTAACTCTTCTGTTGTTAGTAGGCTGCCTAGAACCATCCATGATCCTTGCTTTGAATTAATTAAGTTGCTGTTTTTACCAATCCATCCTAATCCAGCTTCTTCTGCCCATGCTTTTTCAAGTAATGGCTTTGAATCTACACAGATTTTCCATTTAGCATTAGGTCTTTCTTCTTCAAGCCATTTTCCTATTTTTTTTAATCTTTTTTCAATCACTTTATGATAATCATTGCCCCAGGCATATCTTCCTATTAAAGCCGTTTTTGCGTTTTTATTCTTTGGAATTGTGAAATAGTTAAGTCCTACTACTAAAACACTCTTAACATCTTTTAGAAGTATCTCAGGATTTAATCGTGCGGGTGATTTGATCCATTGCATATCTGCATGATGGCCTGCATTGATCCATCTTTCTAGTGATTCATTTCTCATCTTTATTCTTTCGCTGCCAGGAATTCTTGCAATTCCAACAGGATTAAATCCAAATTTTTGCGCCTCTA
This DNA window, taken from Prochlorococcus sp. MIT 0603, encodes the following:
- the queG gene encoding tRNA epoxyqueuosine(34) reductase QueG, with the protein product MASTQDQLSTELKIEAQKFGFNPVGIARIPGSERIKMRNESLERWINAGHHADMQWIKSPARLNPEILLKDVKSVLVVGLNYFTIPKNKNAKTALIGRYAWGNDYHKVIEKRLKKIGKWLEEERPNAKWKICVDSKPLLEKAWAEEAGLGWIGKNSNLINSKQGSWMVLGSLLTTEELTADKPSISLCGKCQKCIDSCPTQAISEPFVINSRKCIAYHNIENRNKDIPKEIQKYMGNWIAGCDICQEECPWNQKELPTSQDPDTQAKEWILKLTAENAVKLNDEKWKKQLQGSSLKRIKPWMWRRNANYILKNTYSNNKKSQ
- a CDS encoding DNA gyrase/topoisomerase IV subunit A — encoded protein: MAKERLQPISLHQEMQRSYLEYAMSVIVGRALPDCRDGLKPVQRRILYAMHELGLTPERPYRKCARVVGDVLGKYHPHGDQAVYDALVRLVQDFASRYPVLDGHGNFGSIDDDPPAAMRYTETRLAPIANEALLSEIDSKTVDFSPNFDGSQQEPDVLPAQLPFLILNGCAGIAVGMATNIPPHNINEIINGLIALIKKPNLNDAKLIEIIPGPDFPTGGEILISNGIQETYLKGKGSIPMRGITHTEEINPGKGKHRKKGIVITELPYQVNKASWIEKLAELVNNSKVEGIADIRDESDRDGMRIVVELKRDVETELIKKFLYQKTNLQTNFSATLLGLVNGQPKQLSLRELLTIFLEYRELTIIKRTKNQLKKIQDRLEVVEGLIKALRNLKIVIDLLENAKDAIEAKIKLMNALKLNERQSEGILAMPLRKLTNLETQALYKESEVLKDEENSLKKLLNNRDELLSVMINEFKHLKKQYGSKRKTKLIEGGDELVAERNAQLRPNAELQRKQAFEKLAKDGYLLIQDDNQVKILRPQILDKLNLTKSCLLGDEPSPGRLIWPIEKQPKILAITNLGKVGLLKWEFAGNHPGTIDKFIPSGLEEEEITSLLPLYKQNNLSIGLLTSDGRFKRIDLNEVIDMSGRAATVLKLKEKIILKASFLCPLNGYLIIVSDIGRILKIKITEESLPLMGKLAQGSIILRLFPGEEIVGGITVGENEKADIVLISEEGTVIKYSVNDIRLCNKGDLGTIGIKLQEYKNKKDRIIQIYNGNQLIGIKTNHGRNGRVDSNQIKELSTNIEHKKAFNLYENEFLEKIIPLTNKRE
- a CDS encoding tetratricopeptide repeat protein; the protein is MSIRNKKQTLCYLICGILSVNILSTIKPANAFVPYVYLPNEKTLKYTSIEIGLTASRYIQYGKIKEALSLAKLALSLNPNEVELWIILSKAQLGNNKLSEAYMSIEKAKEINEKSPAIWYTKASIEMQMGKTEKAIKSIEKTISLDRFNSNAYFLLGNARLIQLNYTKALKAFKKAASINPKFWQAINNEGLIYYELGFKNKAISTWRKVIKIESDPEPKLALAIALYALDKNNEEAIELAKKALQESPNYLFQEHQESQLWGKKLQEGSKKLFNSQKLKSVISTASANSNLKNKKEQ